The DNA region TTTATCTATAGTAATGATGATAGTGCCAATGTTTGTTATAACTTGCTTACCTGTATATAACAACATAGGTATTCTAGCTCCGTTAGTATTGGTCTTAATGAGGCTTCTTCAAGGATTCTCTATTGGCGGATCATATGGTGGTGTGATGGTTTTTATGATTGAATCCGCTAAGCCAAATCGAAGAGCATTTATTGCCAGCTTTGCAACCATGTCATCAGGCACAGGGGTTTTTTTAGCATCTTTAGTTGCTATGTTAATATTCGGTATATTTAGTCAAGAAACTCTAAATTTATGGGGGTGGAGAATAGGGTACGGCATAGGGTTAGTTTTAGCAATAGTATCATTATTTATGAGATTGTCTATACCTGAGAGCTACTCCTTTGAAGAGTTACAGGCTCAAGGTCAAATATGTGCTACACCTGTTAGAGAAATGTTTAGAAAACAAATAAAGCCATTATTTTTTGCTATTGCGTTATCAGCATATGCTAATATTACTTATTATTTAATTCTTTCATATTTACAGTCGCACTTTATTGAGTTGTATTATTCTGAGTTTTATTCTTTAGCGATTGTTACAGTTTTTAGTTTACTTTTTTCATTCTCAGCTCCTTTGTGGGGTTTTCTAAGTGATTGTATAGGTCGAAAATCTTTAATAAAATTTTCTATATTTACTTATATCTTCTTATCATATTTAAGTTTTATGATAATGGATAAAGGATTAGTTTATCTTATTATTTCAATGATCATCTTAACCATTCCTTTAATGGCAATTTGGGGATCTTATGGAGCTTTTGCCCCCGAGTTATTTAAAACAAAATACCGTTATAGTGGTAACGCTTTAAGTTATAATATAGGTAATTCTTTTTTTGGAGGTACGATGCCTTTTATTGCGACCTCATTAGTAGCTTTAACGGGAAGTTCGCAAGCACCAGCATGGTTATTAGTCGCTGCTTCAATTATAATGCTTCCAATAGTGTATTTTATGCCTGAAACTAGAAATTAACTAGAGCTTAAACACAAATAATTTATAGACTTTTTATATAAAAAAATTAATGTTATACTACAATTGATGTCTTAGGTAATGGGGTGGCTACTTTGGATTTTTGGTTGATTATAGGTGTTTTTGTAGTTTTATGTATATATCTAATAATAGAGAATATAGTTCATAATATTAGTATTAAAAGTATTCCAGTTAGAATTCATGTAAATGGAACTAGGGGAAAATCTAGTGTTGCTAGACTTATTGCTGCTGGGGTTCGAGCTGGAGGGTATACGACTGTAGCAAAAACTACAGGAACCTTAGCAAGGTATATCGATGCTGATGGCTTAGAAACTCCAGTTTTTAGAATAGGTTTTAGTAATATTGCAGAACAAGTCAAAATTATGTTTAAGGCAAAAAAAGCAGGCGCGGACGCCATTATTATAGAATGTATGGCATTACAGCCTTTACTGCAATCTTTATGTGAACTTAAGCTAATAAAAGCCACACATGGTGTATTGACAAATGCTCGACCCGATCATTTAGATGTTATGGGTCCAACAGAGCGGGATGTTGCCAAAGCATTAGCAGGAACAGTCCCTGTAAACTCTAAATATTTTACAGCAGAAGATATTCATTTAGGCTTTTTTGATTATGCATGTAAAGATAGAAATACTCAATTAATAGCCGCTACAGCTGATGATGCTGAGAGGGTGTCTGATGATGAAATTAACAAATTTGTATACTCAGAATTTAACATTAACGTTGCTTTAGCCCTAAAAGTTACAGATGATCTTGGAATTTCTCGAGAAACTGCGCTTAAAGGAATGTGGGAAGCAACACCAGATCCAGGAGCAATGACTGAATATAATTTTGATATTAAAAATTCTGAAATGAATTTTGCTAATGCTTTTGCTGCTAATGATCCAGTTTCTACTAAAATACTATGGGATAAGCTTTATGATAAATATCAAGAATGTGAAAAAAAAGTTCTTATTGTAAATTGTAGAGCAGATAGAGAAGACAGATCTAAGCAAATAGCAGGAGCTATACTGGGCTGGGAAAAGCCTGATTTAGTTACTCTTATTGGTACTGGAACCGAGGTGTTTGTATCTTTTTATAAAAAATATGCTAAATCTTTGGGTACAAAAACTGCAGAAGTTATCATTTGTGAAGATATGAAACCTCTAGCAATCATTGAGGAAATTTACTCTGTGCAAAAGGCTCAGTCTTATATGCTTGTGGGAGTCGGTAATATTAAAGATATAGGCATGGATTTAGTAGATTATTGTAATCAAAGTCATAAAAACAAACATGATTTGTAATTTTTTTAGGATATGAATAGGAGAAAATATGGATCCATTAACGCTCTCGATAGGAATTGGTCTTATAGTAGGACTTGTTTTTGTATCACTTTTAGGTTTATCTACTGGTGGTATGGTGGTACCTGGATATTTTGCTTTAGAAATGGGGGCTCCTGATAGGGTTATAGTCACTATTTTAATATCAATAATAATATTTGGTATAGTTAGGTTAATGTCAAAGTTTATGATTATATATGGTAGAAGAAGAATTACTATTACAGTGTTGTTATCTTTTATATTAGGAACTTTATGTAATACGTTATTCTCACAATATTTAACTACTAGTTTTTATTCTAATAACCTTGAGGTAATAGGGTATATTATTCCAGGGCTTATTACTTTATCTATAGATAGACAGGGACTTATTGAGACAGTAGGATCTTTATTGATAGCCTCTATTGTTATACGTTTGTTATTAATAGTTTTAATTGGACCTCAAATAGTAGGAATATAGTATGAGAACGATGTATTGGCACCGTAAATTTTTATCGCGTTATATAATTTTGTTTTTAACAGTATTTATGATTATTTCATTATACATAGTTGAGGGCAACTTGGTGGTTGAAACAAAAGGATATACACAGAAATTACAAGCTGCAAAAGTGACAGATAAAGCATTTGAACTAACCGAAAGGTTTTTTATGTCAAAAGGATACCTATGTGAAAGAATGGGTGTCATTTCTTGTACTGGTTTAATAGGCCTGTCGATGACAGAGATAACTACTGACTCTGGTGACTTATATGCAAAAAGATCTTCAGTAAACCCTAATATGTCTGCACTTTTTGTTGATTGGCTAAGTCAGCTTAATCTAAAAGAGGGGGATACTGTTGCTATACAAGAGACAGGTTCTTATCCGGCTTTAGATATAGCAATGCTAGTAGCAATAAAAACATTAAAATTAAAACCTTTGATTATTTTTTCTGCTGGAGCATCTCAGTTTGGTGCAAATAGACCAAATTTTACTTGGCCTGATATTTATCATAATTTGGTTGAGGAAAAATTATTAGATTTTAATGTTTTAGGTATAACTTTAGGTGGGTCTCATGATAATGGTTATGGTATGACTCCTAGGGCTATTTTAAAATTAAGTAATGCAATAAAGAGAAATAATTATAAGGTAATCAATATACCTTATAAAGATGCTACTAATACTTCTATCAAGAGACGTATGGAAATTTATAAAAAAGCCGCAGGTGATAACAAAATTAAGGCTTATATAAATGTTGGTGGAAATATGGCATCTATAGGTCTTAAACAACTTGAAACAAAAAAAGTAGATAAAAAAAATACCGATAGCAAGACAGCTAAAGACAAAAAAACAGAAAAAGTAGATAATTCTTCTAATTCTAGTATTAAGTTGCGTAGCTTCCCTGCGGGCGTTACAAAACATCTACCATCTGAGTATAAAACTGTGAACTCAGTTGCGGTTAATTTTTTGAAAGAGAATATTCCTATTATAAATGTTAGGGATATAAATACATCAATAATTAAAGATTATGATTTAGCATATAACCCGACTACTGTTGTGCCACCTGGGCAAGGAGCTGTTTTTTCTCAGAAAAAATATAATACGACTTTAGCCGCAGTATTATTAATAATTGATATTGCTTTGATAGTATTTATGGCTTTTATCTCAAGAAAGTACCTAATTTCTTTTAAAACAAAGTAGTTATAAATTGCTTTGATTTTTATTTCAATCTATTATTTAACTAATATATATAAATTATTTAGTTAGCATGTTTTGTTATTATGAACTTAATAAACTTATCTCTAATTATCTTCCAGATAAAGAAAGGTTTAAAATAGCTCAAGCTTTTATATTTGGTGCTGATGCTCATGAGACCCAAGTACGAAGCTCAGGCGAGCCTTACTTTACCCATCCAGCCGCTGTAGCCTGCATATTAGCTGAGCTTAGGATGGATGTTGACACAATTATAGCAGCACTTTTACATGATATTGTTGAAGATACTGAGTATACAGCTGCAGATGTATCAGAGCGCTTTGGTGAAAAAGTTGCTCAACTTGTAGAGGGTGTGACAAAGCTTACTCAGATTAGACATAAAAATAAAGTCGAGCAACAGGCAGAGAATTTTCGTAAACTACTTTTATCAGTAACGAAAGATGTTAGTGTTATCTTCATAAAATTAGCTGATAGATTACATAATATGCGAACTTTAGCACCCTTGACGCCTGAGAAGAAAAGAAGGGTCTCTAAAGAAACTTTAGATGTGTTTGCTCCTCTAGCTCATAGATTAGGTATTAATACATTGAAAGAGCAACTAGAAACACTTGCATTTGAAGGAATGCATCCTTATAGATATCATATTTTAGAAGAAAAGGTAAAGAAAGTAGAAAAAAATAAGGAAAAAGTTTTTTATCAAGTAAAAGAAATGTTAGTTGAAAAGCTAGGAGGATTAGTTGCTCCAGAGGATATAAAAGCTAGAAAAAAAACTTTGTATAGTATCTATAATAAGATGCGTAAAAAAGGAATTTCTTTTGATGAAATTATGGATATGTATGCTTATAAAGTTATAGTTCCTAGCAGAATTGACTGTTATGTTGCTCTAGGGAAAGTTCATGAACTATATAAGCCAATTCCTCAGAGGTTTAAGGATTATATAGCTACACCAAAAGCTAATGCTTATAGGTCAATACATACAGTTGTTTCAGGGCCATATAATATTCCTTTAGAAATACAAATCAAAACTGAGCAAATGGATCGTCAAGCCGAATACGGTATTGCGGCTCACTGGAGTTATAAGATAGAAGAAAAAACGGATAAAGCCTTACAAAGATGGCTTAAGAAAATATCTGATATTAATGTTTACACCGCAAGCTCAGTTGAGTTTTTAGAGAATGTTAAAGCTGATGTCTTTAATAACGATGTTTTTGTCTTTACACCTCAAGGAGAGATTGTTGAATTACCAATAAACTCAACGTGTGTTGATTTTGCTTATTTTATTCATACTGATATAGGAAATAAATGTGTTTCTGCAAGGGTTAATAGAAAAGTAGTACCTCTTAATTATAGGCTTAAACAAGGTGATCATGTTGAAGTAGTTACTTCAGCTGTTGCTGATCCAAATCCTAGCTGGTTGAATTTTGTTGAAACTGGCCGTGCAAAGTCAGCTATTAAAGAGTTTTTGAAACAACAGTATAAGAACACTGACTACATTAAAGGTAAAGAGATCATTGAAGATAGACTTAAATCATTAGATGTGGATTTAAAAGAAGTGCCAAATGAGATTATAGATGGAGCTTTGTTTAACTATGAGGGTATTGATACTATAAATCGTTTTTATTTAGATACAGGTTTAGGGTTAATAGACCCAAATAATTTTATTGAGTTTGTTGCTAAATATTTTGATGATATGCGTAATTCTTATAATAAATTTTCAGTATCAAAAATACAGATTAGGTATGGAGATGATCCTCGTATTGCGGATTGCTGTCTGCCTATACCAAATGATGAGATTACAGGAATTGTTAATGGTGATGGTAATGTTGAAGTGCATAGAAAAAGTTGCAATGAACTATATGCAAAGCTAACAAGAGAAGATGCTAAGCAGATTGAAGCAGACTGGTTTGTAAGTAATGATGATGACCCAAGCTTCAAAACTCGGATTGTTATTACACTTAAGAATATACCAGGATCGATTGCAAAAATAACAGCAACCCTTGCTAGAGAAGGAGTTGATATTAGAACTTTTGATATGATATCTGTAGATAATAGGTATGCTAAACTAGCATCTATTGTGATTGTTAGAAATAGAAGAGAACTTTATTTGTTAATTCGTTTAATAAGGAAAATAGATACTTGTGAAAATGTAGAAAGAATCCTTAATATGAATAAAGATTAAATATTAGTTCTTGCATTAAATGCATGCAGTAATGTTTGTTGATCTAGATACTCTAATTCTCCTCCAAAAGGAACACCAAATCCAATTCGGGAAATTTTTATATCACTATTAATCATTTGAGAAATAAAGTGAGCAGTAGTTTCTCCTTCAACTGTAGGGCTTATTGCAAGTATTATTTCATCAATTTCACGAGAAGCAATAATTTGGGACAAAACATCTAATTTAAGCTCATTTGGACCAACTCCATCTAAAGGAGAGATTCTTCCATTTAATATGAAGTATTTACCTTTAAAAAAACCAGCTTCTTCAATAGCTATCATATCCAACATACTTTCAACTATACATAGTTTTGTGTCATTACGGTTTGTGCTATTACAGATATCACAAATAGTATTTTCTGTTAAAGCTTGGCATTGCTGGCATTTTGTAATTATTTGAGTTGCTTCTAAAAGTGAGTTAGCAATAGCAATAGCTATCTCAGGAGATTTATCTAGTAAGTGTAGAGCTAGTCTTTGTGATGATTTTTTACCAATGGTAGGCAATTTCCGCAAAGATTCTATTACTGCTGTAATTTTTGGTGAGAATATTTTATTATTCATTATTTGAAAGGAAAGTTCATACCATTTGGCAAATCAATACCAGCATCTTTTGCCATTTGTTGAATATCTGTAGAAGAAGAGTTTTCTTCAACTTTTTTAACTGCACTATTTATAGCAGCTGCAATTAGATCTTCTAACATTTCTTTGTCTTCAGTCATTAATGAGCTATCTATATTTACAGATTTAACATCATATTTTCCAGTCATTGCTATTTTTACAAGACCAGCACCAGACTCACCGGTAACTTCTATACTATCACGCTGTTCTTGAGATTTTTTCATTTGTTCTTGCATTTTTTGAGCTTGTTGCATTAGCTTTGACATATCAAAATTCATTTTAGATCCTTAATTATTCTTATTTAAAATTTCTTTTACACACTCTAATATTTGTTCACTTGAGTTCTTTACTAATGTTTTTTTTGCAATTTGTGATATTTTTTCAAGTTGAGCTTTATTTTGTGCTAGAGGTCTTATTATATCGATTAAATTTTCTAAAGTCATCTCTTGCTGTCTTAAGCAAAAACCTGCATTGTTTTTAACAATATTCTGAGCATTAAAAAACTGGTGATCATCTACTGCTGATGGTAAAGGTATAAATATAGTAGGTAAGCCTGCAACAGCACACTCTGATACTGTTAGCGCACCAGCTCTACATATTATTAAATCAGCCCAGTCATAAGCTTCTGCCACATCAAAAATAAATGCTGAAATATCTTTGATATTTTCTGCAGGGATATTTTTGTAGTTATCTTTAGTTTGTTCAAGTGTTAGTTTACCAGTTTGGTGCCAGACTTTAATATCTATATTTTGATTAAGAGCTTTTGTGATTAAAGTCGGAATAATTTCATTTATTGCTTTGGCTCCTTGACTACCTCCAAGGATTAATAGTTTTAGTTGTGGGCTAGAATAGTTTTTAATTTTATCATTTAAAGCAACGATATTTTTTCTTACAGGGTTACCAACAACTTTTGTTCTAGCTAATTGTTTTTCAGATAAATAGTCTTTGATATTATCTATATCAAAAGCTAAGCATATTTTATTGGCTAATTTAGCTAAGATCCGATTAGTTAGGCCAATTCTCGCATTTTGCTCATGTATTATGATAGGAATTTTTTTTTGTACAGCTGCGAGACATATTGGCCCAGACACATATCCGCCAAATCCTACAACAAGGTCTGTTTTAAATTTTTTTAATATTGATCGAGCTTTAATTGTGCTAATTATTAACTTTATAGGAAATGTAATTTTTTTTATTATTCCTTTTCTTCTAACTCCAGATGATTTTATATATTGGATATTAAAGTACTCAGGAACTATATTTGCTTCCATACTATTAGGTGTTCCTACCCAAGTTACATTTGCTTTATTTTGTTTTAGTAGTTCAGCTACAGCTAGAGCTGGATATATATGCCCACCTGTTCCACCCGCAGTAATGATAATATTTTTATTTTCAAGATTCATAGAGCTTAATGATTAGAAATTTGTTTTTTACAAATTAATTTTAAAGGATTTTTATGCTATTATCATCAATTAGCTAAAATAAAAATATTGTTTTGTTAAAGAGGAAATATGTCAGAAATTAATAACAGTTATTTATATACAGAATCTAATGAGTGGATTGAAGTTAAGGATAATATTGCAAGAGTTGGTATTGATGATTACTCTCAAAATGAATTTGGTGAAATTGTTTATGTTGATCTTCCAGAAGTTGGTCAAGAATATTCTAAGAATGATGAAGTATGTGTTGTAGAATCTGTTAAAACGGCGTCAGATATTTATTCACCATTGTCTGGACAGATTGTGAGAGTTAATGAAGAATTAGTTAACAACCCTAAGCTTATAAATGAATCTTGTTATAAAAATGGTTGGATGTTTGAAATAGAAATTAATAGCAGTGAAGAATTGAATGATCTTTTGAAACCAAAAGATTATAAAAGTCATGTTGAATAAAAATTATTTTATATCTATTTTTTTATTTTTTTTCTCATTTAATATTTATGCATCAGAAAAATATCTTGATTATTGTAAAATCTATAATCCTAAAAAAGGTATTGAATACGAGACGCATACAAAGATATCTTTAGATTTTTGTAAGTATTACTTAAGATTGTGCAATGACAAATATAATAATAAATGTAAAGCTATAATGAATGGCTATCAAGGTTTATATAATACAAACAAAGTTGTTGCTACAATGCATGTACTTTATAAGGATGACTTTGATAGGTTGGATAACTAAAGTATATAAATTAACTCCTCGAAAACTATCTATGATTTTTCGATTAAAATTATTTTATAAATTTTAAGTAGATTGACAAAGATATTATAGCTTAAGATCAGAATTTAATTTTTAAATTATTTTATTTTACATGTAACATTATTTAAATCACCTTCAACTAAGTACAGAATATTTGTTTGGTCACCATTTGGTTTAGGACATTTAACATATTCTGAACTATTGTTATTTGAAACTTTGTCCCATGGAACTATAGTTATCTGATTTTTGTTTAAATCAATAGTTCCAATATTACTATACCAAGTACGTGCGGTAACAGTATTATCAGAATTTACTTGATAATAGGGGGTTTTTGCTTCAATATCAACATTTGCTAAATTAGTAGAATTATTATTGTCACCATGATTATGCTCTTCATGAATTGTTTCATAGGTACTCCATGCTTGCTCCCAAGCACTACCAACGCCTGGAGCATATGCCCAAGATGCACCAGAACACCATGCTGCAACACCTGTTTTACATTCATATAGCTGACCATTGTTTTTGACAACATCACCACTATTGTATACAGACTTCTCTTTATATTCAGGATATTTAGAAATATCTTCTCCAGTTTCACCATTATATTCATTTATTGTTACATCTAGATTTTCTTGCCATGCTTGTGCTCTAGGTAGCTGGCTAGATATGATAAGGTTATAATCTCCAGCTGATAAATCTTCAACTTGCATTTTTAAGTTGTAAGTATCCATAGGTGCAATTTCAATATTATCTTGTCTGTAAACTTTATTGCCGTCTTTATCTTGCAATGTCACGGATACTTTTACAATTTCAGAACTGTGAGACATTATCTTTGCACTAATGTTTAAATTTCCAGAAGAGTCTAGAGTGTACGCATTATTAAAATTCATCAAATGCAATTTATTTACCAAATTATGGTCAGCAATGTATTGATGGAAGTTAACTTGGCTATAGGGCTTATCTGCAGTTTGATAAATAAATAAATTATTTATGCTTGGAACAACCTCACCTTCAGAATTTTTTCTCCAGCAATAAGAGCATCATTTAACTGATCAGAACTTACTTCATTGATTTTTTCTGTTAATGTAGTCAAAAGAGTTTCAGGAGTCATATTCTTAGGAACATCTAAGAGTTTTATTGTCTCTAAAGCATCACCACCTGTTTTAAATAATTCTAAGCTTATTATATCACCATCTTTAACATGTAAAGGGTTAATGTTAAATTTAGCAGCTTCAATAGGGTATCTATCATTTGGATTAGTAGGAGAATCTTCTTCGTGATCTCTTACATACTCCCATACACTACTTTATCCAGGAATTTCGTTTGTATTAGCATATCATTTATTCTTATAAATTTTGCCTTCATATATTACTTCTGTGCCTGGATCTGGGTATGTTTTGCCGGGATTATATGTTGGTGTGCCTGTCGGAGTTTCTCCACTAGATTCGCCTGGAAGAATGACTGTGCCAGCTGTCTCATCATTTGTAAAATATACATCTATTAGGTTATAAAAGCTCGCATCTGTGTCTTGTACATCCCATTCTGCCATAATAACTTGATAACCTGATCTTTCTGGCATTGTACAAGTAAGAGTTAACCCCTTAGTTTTGCCTGGTTGTGCTGGAGCTTGCCAGAAAGGTTGAGGATCATAACAGTTTAATGGTTGATCTTCAAAACTATCACGAGTTAGTAATTCATCAGGATTCCAATCTGGTTTAGTTATATAAAATTTAAAATGTTTTGAACTATGGTTTGCTATAAAATACTATTTGATATTTAGCGGCTGTCCAGATGATACTATAGTTTTTGCCCATCTGCTTTGTTCTTGTTCATTTAGTGCAGAAGCTATAGTAATTCCAGCTGATCCCATTTGATTATCAAGCCCACCATTATTAAATAATCCATCAGCAGCTTCAATTGATTGTGGCTCGTACTGAATATTACCGCAATTTGTATTTTGCCCAGTATTACAAAAATAGCCACGCGAAGAAGGGTTTTCAACATATCCATGAGAATAAGCTTGTGAACTAGCTAATAATGCTAGTCCTGTTAATAATGTGATTTTATTTAATTTCATATAAGCTCCTAATACGTATAAGTTTTTAAAAAAGTTGGTATTTGTAAATAAATATTAATTTTACTTATCAATATAAATCTACCATTAATTGAATGGTTTATAGTTTGGTTATTTTTAACAATGGCTATGAAAAAATAACAAGGCACAAGTTTTTGGATTTTTATTTTAATCAATATTTTTTTCTATTAGGAGTTTTAATAGAGTATTTACCGGCTTGATAAATAATTTACATAGTTTGCTATATACCATATAATATAGCTTGTGCGTAATTTTATATTAAATAGAAAAGAAGAAAAATATGATAAATATTACATTTCCAGATGGTTCTATAAAAGAGTTTGAAAAGGGGGTTAACTCATTACAGATTGCAAAGTCTATATCTCCTGGTCTAGCTAAAGCAACTGTCGGTGTATATATAAATGATCAGTTAAAAGATGCTAAAGATATAATTGAAAATGACTGTAAACTAAAGTTAATTACAACGAAAGATTCTGAAGGTTTAGAAATCTTACGTCACTCATGTGCCCATCTTTTGGCCCATGCAGTTAAAGAGCTATATCCTGAGACAGAAGTTACTATAGGTCCTGTTGTTGATAATGGTTTTTATTATGATTTTTCTTTTAAAGAAAATATTGGTGAGTCAGATCTTCCAAAAATAGAGAAAAAAATGAGAGATCTTGCTAAAAAAGCTACCCCAGTTAGCTATAAAGTTGTCTCTAAAGCTAAAGCAGTTGAGTTTTTTAAAAATCAAGATGAGAATTATAAAGTTGATATTATTGATAGTATTCCTAATGATCAACAAATTAAGATCTATACTCAAGATGAATTTAGTGATTTGTGCCGAGGCCCGCATGTTCCAAGCATATCAGTAATAAAAGCATTTAAATTGACAAAGTTAGCTGGAGCATATTGGCGAGGTGATTCTAATAATGAAATGTTAACTAGAATTTATGGAACTTGCTGGGCAACGAAAGAAGACTTAGAACAGTATCTACATATGTTAGAAGAAGCAGAGAAACGTGATCATAGAAAAATTGGTAAAGCTCTGGATTTATTTCATTTTCAAGAGGATTCACCGGGAATACCATTTTGGCATGATAACGGTGTGAGGATTTGGCGTCAAGTAGAAGATTATATGCGTGCTTCAAATAATAAATATGGCTGTAGTGAAATAAGAACACCTTTAATTGCAGATTTTAGTCTTTGGGAAAAATCTGGCCATGCATCTAAATATGCTGAAAATATGTTTGCAACAAAATCTGAAAATAGAGATTTTGCAATTAGACCGATGAATTGTCCGACTTGTGTGCAGGTTTATAATACTAAACTTCATAGTTATAGAGACCTACCTATAAGAATGGCTGAGTTTGGTATAGTTCATAGAAATGAGCCATCTGGATCTTTGCATGGCTTACTAAGAGTAAGAAGTTTTACTCAAGATGATGGACATGCTTTTTGTACACCAGAGCAGGTTGAAGAAGAAGTTATTTTGATGGTTAGACAGTGTTTTGAAGTTTATAAAGATTTTGGCTTTAATGATTTTGATGTCAAAATTGCCCTAAGACCAGATAATAGAATAGGTGATGATGAGATTTGGGATAAATCTGAACAAATGCTTAAAAATGCTTTAGAAGCTAATAATGTTCATTATGAGTTGTTGCCAGGTGAAGGTGCATTTTATGGTCCTAAGGTAGAATTTCATTTAAAAGATGCTATAGGTAGAAGCTGGCAATGTGGAACAATACAATTAGATTTTTCTATGCCTCAAAGATTAGGAGCTACTTATATTGATAAAAATAGCGAGAAACAAGTCCCTGTAATGTTACACAGAGCAATAGTTGGATCTTTAGAAAGGTTTATTGGTATGCTTATAGAGCATTATGCTGGAAATCTACCATTATGGCTAACTCCAACTCAGGTAGTTGTAACTGGTATTAGTAATTATCAAGATGAGTATTGTAAAGAAGTTTTTGAAACGTTAGAAAAAAATGGTATTCGCACAAAAATAGACTTGAGAAATGAGAAAATAGGGTTTAAAATACGTGAGCATACTCTTTTACGTGTTCCTTACCTTGTTATCCTTGGTAAAAATGAGCAAGAGCAAAAGGTTGTAAATATAAGGAAACACAATGGTGAAACTCTAGGGCAGATGTCTGTGGAAGATTTTTGTGTTTTTTTAAAGAAACAAATTGAAGCTAAGAAATAATAATTTCTGTGGAGGAAAAAAGTTATTAAGACGGATAAAAAAGCACCTATTAATGAGCAGATTAAAGCTAAAGAGGTGCGTCTAGTTGGTATTGATGGAGAACAAATAGGAATTGTATCGATCAATGAGGCTTTAGCATTAGCTGAAGAGGCTAATGTTGATTTGGTTGAAATGGTAGCAAATGCTAAACCACCCGTTTGTCGTTTGATGGACTATGGTAAATACTTATTTGAACAAGGTAAGAAAAAAGCACAAGCTAAAAAAAACCAAAAACAGACACAGGTAAAAGAAGTAAAGCTTAGACCTGTGACTGATGTAGGGGACTACCAGGTAAAACTACGCAACCTGATAAAGTTCTTAGAAAAAGGCGATAAAGTAAAAGTCACGCTTAGGTTCAGAGGTAGAGAAATGTCACATAAAGAGCTAGGTATGGAAATGCTTAAGCGTATGGCAAAGGATGCTACTGAATACGGTGTGGTGGAACACCAACCTAAAATGGAAGGTCGTCAGATGATTATGGTCTTAGGACCAAAGAAAAAGTAGCAAATAAAATAACAATAATACAATGCGGAGTATTAAAAAATGCCAAAGTTAAAAACTAAAAGTGGTGCTGCTAAGCGC from Francisella halioticida includes:
- the pgsB gene encoding poly-gamma-glutamate synthase PgsB, whose product is MATLDFWLIIGVFVVLCIYLIIENIVHNISIKSIPVRIHVNGTRGKSSVARLIAAGVRAGGYTTVAKTTGTLARYIDADGLETPVFRIGFSNIAEQVKIMFKAKKAGADAIIIECMALQPLLQSLCELKLIKATHGVLTNARPDHLDVMGPTERDVAKALAGTVPVNSKYFTAEDIHLGFFDYACKDRNTQLIAATADDAERVSDDEINKFVYSEFNINVALALKVTDDLGISRETALKGMWEATPDPGAMTEYNFDIKNSEMNFANAFAANDPVSTKILWDKLYDKYQECEKKVLIVNCRADREDRSKQIAGAILGWEKPDLVTLIGTGTEVFVSFYKKYAKSLGTKTAEVIICEDMKPLAIIEEIYSVQKAQSYMLVGVGNIKDIGMDLVDYCNQSHKNKHDL
- a CDS encoding MFS transporter; the protein is MSKLSKKHVFFASASTIVEWYDFMLFAYLTPIIAEIFFPDVGRYTAILMTFGVFAAGFFMGPVGSVVMGSFGDRFGRKKALILSIVMMIVPMFVITCLPVYNNIGILAPLVLVLMRLLQGFSIGGSYGGVMVFMIESAKPNRRAFIASFATMSSGTGVFLASLVAMLIFGIFSQETLNLWGWRIGYGIGLVLAIVSLFMRLSIPESYSFEELQAQGQICATPVREMFRKQIKPLFFAIALSAYANITYYLILSYLQSHFIELYYSEFYSLAIVTVFSLLFSFSAPLWGFLSDCIGRKSLIKFSIFTYIFLSYLSFMIMDKGLVYLIISMIILTIPLMAIWGSYGAFAPELFKTKYRYSGNALSYNIGNSFFGGTMPFIATSLVALTGSSQAPAWLLVAASIIMLPIVYFMPETRN
- the pgsC gene encoding poly-gamma-glutamate biosynthesis protein PgsC, which gives rise to MDPLTLSIGIGLIVGLVFVSLLGLSTGGMVVPGYFALEMGAPDRVIVTILISIIIFGIVRLMSKFMIIYGRRRITITVLLSFILGTLCNTLFSQYLTTSFYSNNLEVIGYIIPGLITLSIDRQGLIETVGSLLIASIVIRLLLIVLIGPQIVGI
- the pgsW gene encoding poly-gamma-glutamate system protein — its product is MRTMYWHRKFLSRYIILFLTVFMIISLYIVEGNLVVETKGYTQKLQAAKVTDKAFELTERFFMSKGYLCERMGVISCTGLIGLSMTEITTDSGDLYAKRSSVNPNMSALFVDWLSQLNLKEGDTVAIQETGSYPALDIAMLVAIKTLKLKPLIIFSAGASQFGANRPNFTWPDIYHNLVEEKLLDFNVLGITLGGSHDNGYGMTPRAILKLSNAIKRNNYKVINIPYKDATNTSIKRRMEIYKKAAGDNKIKAYINVGGNMASIGLKQLETKKVDKKNTDSKTAKDKKTEKVDNSSNSSIKLRSFPAGVTKHLPSEYKTVNSVAVNFLKENIPIINVRDINTSIIKDYDLAYNPTTVVPPGQGAVFSQKKYNTTLAAVLLIIDIALIVFMAFISRKYLISFKTK